The genomic interval ATTGAATGTAGCTGATAACAGCGGTGCAAAAGAGATCATGTGTATCAAAGTTCTCGGCGGAAGTAAGAGACGATATGCATCTCTTGGAGATGTTATTGTTGCTTCTGTTAAGAAAGCTATTCCAAACGGAAAAGTTAAAAAGGGACAAGTTGTAAAAGCTGTTGTTGTTCGGACTCACAAAGAGGTTCAACGAGAAAACGGTTCTCTTATTAGATTTGATGACAATGCTGGTGTTATCCTTGACGGTAAAGGTGAGCCTATTGGAACTCGTATTTTTGGACCTGTTGGTCGTGAAGTTCGATATGCAAACTTTATGAAAATTGTATCCCTTGCTCCAGAGGTTTTATAATGAAGAATAAGTTAAAAATCAAAAAAGGCGACAAAGTCTTAGTTATTGCTGGAGACGATAAAGGGAAAACTGGAACAGTTCTAAGAGCTATTCCAAGAACTCGACAACTTATCGTTGAAGGTGTAAAAGTTGTGAAAAAAGCGGTTAAACCTACTGAACAAAATAAAGAAGGTGGCTTCGATCACAAAGAAATGCCAATCGATATTTCTAATGTAAAAAAAGTTGAGGAGTAGAAAATGGCTTCAAGACTAAAAGAGAGATATGTAAGCGAGATTAAACCTGCTCTTCAAAAAGAGTTGGAAATCGCAAATGTGATGAACATTCCTGCTGTTGAGAAAATTATTATTTCAGTTGGAACTGGTTTTGCAATGAAAGACAAGAAACTTCTTGATTCTGTTGTTGAAACTGTTTCTGCTATTGCTGGTCAAAAAGCAGTTGCTGTTACAGCTAAAAAATCAGTTGCAGGATTCAAAGTTCGAGAGGGAATGGCGACAGGTGTTAAAGTTACACTAAGAAGCGAGAATATGTATCAATTCTTAGACAAACTTATCAATGTTTCACTTCCAAGAGTTAAAGACTTTAGAGGGATTCCAAGAAACGGTTTTGACGGACGAGGAAACTACAACTTTGGTCTTACAGAGCAATTGATTTTCCCAGAGATTAAGTATGATGACATCATGCAAATTCACGGGATGAATATTACAGTTGTTACAACAACAGATAGCGATAAAGAGGCTCTAGCTCTTTTAGAGAAAATTGGGCTTCCGTTTGTAAAGGCGAGAAACAATGGCTAAAAAATCTATGATCGCAAAGGCTAATAGAAAAGCAAAATTTTCTAGCCGAGCTTACACTAGATGTAAAATTTGCGGGAGACCGCACTCTGTTATGAGAGATTTTGGTATCTGCAGAGTTTGTTTTAGAAAAATGGCTAACGAGGGATTAATTCCTGGTGTTAGAAAATCAAGTTGGTAATTAAAAAGGGTAGAGATGGTAAATGATGTAATTTCCGATTCCCTTACAAGAATTCGTAATGCGGGTATGAGAAGAATGGAGACTGCGACTCTTCTTTTCTCAAAATCTGTTGAATCTATTGTAAAAATCTTCCAAGAGAAAGGGTATGTTGAAAGCTACTCTGTAATTGAAGATGGGAATAAAAAAGCAATTAGTGTTGTGATTAAGTATGATGATAAAGGTTTCACAGTAATTAATGAAATCAAACGAGTATCTAAACCGGGACGAAGAGTCTATAAAAAGAGTGCAGATATTAAGAGATTTAAAAATGGTTACGGAACAATTATCGTTTCAACTTCACGGGGTGTAATCGACAACGAAAAAGCTCATGAGCTTGGTGTTGGTGGTGAAGTCCTTTGTACAATTTGGTAGGAGTCGTAAATGTCAAGAATTGGTAAAAAACCCGTTTCTGTTCCTGCTGATGTAAAAGTTGAGATTTCTGGTGATGAGGTTCTTTTCTCAAAAGGTAAAGTTTCTCAAACTCTTGATACTCACGGAAATGTAAAAGTTGAATTTGTTGATGGAAATCTTGTTTTCTCTCCACTTTCTGAAGAGCGACAACATAGAGCTTACTGGGGAACTTACCGAGCTTTAGCTGAAAATGTTGTTACTGGTATCACAAAAGGTTACGAGAAAAAATTAGAAATCAACGGTGTTGGTTACAGAGCTGCATTAAAAGGTAAAACTCTTGAGATGCAACTTGGACACTCTCACCCAATTCTCTTTCCAGTTCCAGACGGAGTCCAAATTGTTGTTGAGAAAAACATCATTTCTGTAAAAGGTGCAAACAAGCAACAAGTTGGACAAGTTTCTGCTGACATTCGATCATTCAGACCACCTGAACCATATAAAGGAAAAGGTGTTAAATATACTGACGAGAGAATTATCAGAAAAGCTGGTAAAACAGCTAAGAAGTAGAGGGTAGTTTAAGATGACAAATAAAGTTTTAGAGCAAAAAAAACTTCTTCGACTCAAAAGAAAAAAGAGAGTTCGAGCTAAAATTAGCGGAACTTCTGAACTTCCAAGAGTTTCAGTTTTTAGATCAAACAAGTTTCTTTCTGTTCAAGCTATTGATGATGTAGCTGGAAATACACTTGTTGGTCTTCACGGAAAAAGTTTAGGACTCAAGTCAAATAGAGAGAGTGCTAAAAAACTTGGCGAGGCTTTTGGTGAAAAACTAAAAGAGGCTGGAATTGAAACTGTTGTTTTTGATAGAAACGGTTATCAGTTCCACGGGATCGTTGCTGAGTTTGGAAACGCACTCCGAGATAGTGGAATCAAGTTTTAGGATTGTTGATGGAATATAAAAATATTAATCGAGAAGATTTCGAAGAGAGCATCGTTAATATTGGTCGTGTAACAAAAGTTGTAAAAGGTGGTCGAAGATTCAGATTTACAGCTCTTGTTGTTATCGGCGATAAAAACGGTAAAGTTGGATTCGGTTTCGGAAAAGCGAAAGAAGTTCCTGAAGCTATCCGAAAAGCTGTTGATAATGCTTTCAAAAATGTTGTTGAAGTAAAAATCAAAGGTTCAACTATCGCACACGATATTGAACATAAGTATAATGCTAGTAGAGTTCTTTTGAAACCAGCTAGTGAGGGAACGGGTGTTATCTCTGGTGGAGCTATGAGACCTGTTCTTGAACTTGCAGGTGTAAAAGATATTCTTACAAAATCACTTGGTTCAAACAACCCAGCTACAGTAGTTCGTGCAACTATCGAAGCATTGGGAAGATTGAAAGGATAGAAATAGAATGGCATTACACAATCTAAAACCTGCAAAAGGTTCGACTCACTCCAGAAAAATTGTTGGACGTGGTCAAGGTAGTGGTATGGGAAAGACTGCGACTCGAGGAAACAAGGGTCAAAAGTCTCGATCAGGTTATAAAGTAAAAAGAGGTTTTGAGGGTGGTCAGCAACCACTTGCTCGAAGACTTCCAAAAATTGGTTTTAAGTCAAGAGTTATCAAGCCTTATGCAATTAATGTTGATAAATATACAAAAGTTGCAGAACTCGAAGAGATTACAGTTGAATCTATCAAATCTGTATATCGAATTGGAAAAAGTGTAACTGCAGTGAAACTTATCGGGGCTTCCGCTAAAGACCTTGCAGGGAAAATTAAAGACGAAAAAGTTACTTACACTAACAAGAAGTAATTCCAGTGAATAAGACTCTTGTAAATAAGATACTTATCACACTGGGGTTTCTCCTCCTTTACAGACTACTGGCCTATGTGCCAGTCCCTGGTGTTGATATTGATGTCGTAAAATCTTTTTTTGACGAAAACTCAAGCAATGCTCTCGGTCTATTCAATATGTTCTCTGGAAATGCTGTTGAAAGACTCTCAATAATTTCTCTTGGAATCATGCCTTACATTACAGCGTCTATTATCATGGAACTTCTTTCTGCAACTTTTCCAACTCTTGGACAGATGAAGAAAGAGCGAGATGGTATGACTAAATATATGCAAATTATCAGATATGCAACTGTTGTTATCACAATTGTTCAAGCGATTGGTGTTTCAATGGGACTTCAAAGTCTCACAGGACAAGGTGGCAAAAGTGCAATTATGGTTGATATAAATACATTTATTTTAATTGCTTCTGCTTCAATGCTGACAGGAACAATGTTGTTAATGTGGATTGGTGAGAGAATAACTCAAAGAGGAATTGGAAACGGAATTTCACTTATAATTTTTGCAGGTATCGTTTCAGCAATTCCAAGTGCAATCGGTGAAACTATTTCGCTTGTAAATACAGGTGCGATGAGCTTCTTTACAGTTTTAGCTATTTTCTCAATTATCATGGCAACAGTTGGAGTTATTATCTATGTTGAACTTGGTGAGAGAAGAGTTCCAGTAACATATGCTAAAAAAGTAATGATGCAGAACCAAAACAAAAGAGTAATGAACTACATTCCTGTAAAAGTAAATTTGAGTGGAGTTATTCCAGTTATTTTTGCTTCAGCAATTTTGATGTTTCCACTTACTCTGCTTCAAGCTTCAACGAATCCATTTATAATAAGTATTGGAGATGCACTTTCACCAGATGCTTATCTGTATCACTTTCTGACATTTATTTTTGTTGTCTTCTTTGCATTTTTCTATGCTTCGATAACTTTCAATTCGAAAGATATTGCAGATAACTTAAAGCGACAAGGTGGTTTTATTCCAGGGATTCGTCCAGGAGATCACACAAAAAACTTCTTGAATGAGGTTGCGAGTCGATTGACTGTTACAGGAGCTATATATCTTGGTCTTGTTGCCACTCTTCCGTGGTTGCTTGTAAAAGGTATTGGTGTTCCATTCTTCTTTGGCGGAACAGCTGTTCTAATCGTTGTTCAAGTTGCACTTGACACAATGAGAAAAATTGAAGCTCAAATCTACATGAGTAGATATGAAACAATCAGTGCAGTTGGACTCTAAAAAGTGGCAATACCTATAAGAAAGCCTCATGAAATTGAGGCTCTCCGAAGTGCCAATAAAATCGTAGCTGAAACTCTCCAACTTCTCCGAGAGGAGGCAAAGGAGGGAGTTTCACTCCAAAAGTTGGACTCTCTTGCTGAAAACTATATCCGTTCAAAAGGTGGTCGCCCATCTTTCAAAGGTCTCTATAATTTCCCATCATCAGTTTGCACATCAGTTAATGAAGTAGTAATACATGGAACTCCAACCGAATATAAGTTGAAAAATGGTGATATTGTTGGTTTTGATATTGGTGTTGAACTCAATGGTTGGTATGGAGATTCTGCTATTACAATAGGAATAGGTGATATATCTGAAAATGACAATCAATTGATTTCTTGTTCAAAAGATGCTCTCTATCATGCTATTTCAACAATAAAAGTTGGAATGAGATTTAAAGAGCTTTCAGCAGAACTTGAGAAATTTATTAGAAGTCGAGGATTTGTACCACTTGCAAATTTTTGTGGTCATGGAATCGGGCGAAAACCCCATGAAGAACCAGAAATACTAAATTATCTTGTTGGTTCTTCGAGAAGTGGTCCAAAAATTAAAAATGGTATGGTTTTCTGTATTGAACCTATGGTTTGCAAAAAAGAGATGGAATCTAAAATTCTAAGTGATAAGTGGTCTGTTGTCTCAAAAGATGGAGAACGGGGAAGCCACTACGAACACACCGTTGCCGTTATTGACGGAAAAGCTGAAATACTTTCAAAAATATAAAGGAAAAAAATGGCTAAATCTGATGTAATTGAGGTTGATGGAACAGTCGTAGAGGCTCTTCCAAATGCTACATTTAGAGTCGAATTGAACAAAAACAAACATGTGATTCTCTGCCACATTGCTGGAAAAATGAGAATGAACTATATCCGAATTCTACCGGGGGACACTGTAAAAGTGGAACTCACACCATACAGCCTTGACAAAGGTCGAATTACTTACCGATATAAGTAATAAAACGGGGAACTCCTCCCCAAAACTTTGGAGAGAAAATGACAACAATCCAAATTGACTTACAAGAAAAACACTTAGAAACAGTTTTAAACATTCTTTCAAATTTAAAAGATGGACTTTTAGAAAAGATTTCAATCAATAATATTGAAGATTTAGAAGATGTCAAAGCATACGATTATGTAAAAAGAGAAAAAAGTGAACTTTTAGATTTTGATGAAGCTGTTCGAGAAATCAGAAGTGGAAATATTTCTTGAAATACAAATTACAAATTGAGAGAAAAGCTCAAAAATATCTTGCAAAAATTCCCGAACCATTTCAAACAAGAATTATTGATCATATTTACAAACTTGCTGAAAATCCGTATCAAAACACAAAAAAATTGACTGGTAGGGAGGCTTACAGAATAAGAGTTGGAAACTATCGAGTGATTTACGAAATTGAAAACGATATTTTAGTTGTGAAAATTATTGATATTGGACACATAAAAGATATTTACGAAAAGTAGGGG from Thiovulum sp. ES carries:
- a CDS encoding ribosomal protein L24, bacterial/organelle (PFAM: KOW motif~TIGRFAM: ribosomal protein L24, bacterial/organelle), with the protein product MKNKLKIKKGDKVLVIAGDDKGKTGTVLRAIPRTRQLIVEGVKVVKKAVKPTEQNKEGGFDHKEMPIDISNVKKVEE
- a CDS encoding methionine aminopeptidase, type I (PFAM: Metallopeptidase family M24~TIGRFAM: methionine aminopeptidase, type I), encoding MAIPIRKPHEIEALRSANKIVAETLQLLREEAKEGVSLQKLDSLAENYIRSKGGRPSFKGLYNFPSSVCTSVNEVVIHGTPTEYKLKNGDIVGFDIGVELNGWYGDSAITIGIGDISENDNQLISCSKDALYHAISTIKVGMRFKELSAELEKFIRSRGFVPLANFCGHGIGRKPHEEPEILNYLVGSSRSGPKIKNGMVFCIEPMVCKKEMESKILSDKWSVVSKDGERGSHYEHTVAVIDGKAEILSKI
- a CDS encoding ribosomal protein L18, bacterial type (PFAM: Ribosomal L18p/L5e family~TIGRFAM: ribosomal protein L18, bacterial type) — translated: MTNKVLEQKKLLRLKRKKRVRAKISGTSELPRVSVFRSNKFLSVQAIDDVAGNTLVGLHGKSLGLKSNRESAKKLGEAFGEKLKEAGIETVVFDRNGYQFHGIVAEFGNALRDSGIKF
- a CDS encoding translation initiation factor IF-1 (PFAM: Translation initiation factor 1A / IF-1~TIGRFAM: translation initiation factor IF-1); amino-acid sequence: MAKSDVIEVDGTVVEALPNATFRVELNKNKHVILCHIAGKMRMNYIRILPGDTVKVELTPYSLDKGRITYRYK
- a CDS encoding cytotoxic translational repressor of toxin-antitoxin stability system (PFAM: Plasmid stabilisation system protein), which codes for MKYKLQIERKAQKYLAKIPEPFQTRIIDHIYKLAENPYQNTKKLTGREAYRIRVGNYRVIYEIENDILVVKIIDIGHIKDIYEK
- a CDS encoding ribosomal protein L15, bacterial/organelle (PFAM: Ribosomal protein L18e/L15~TIGRFAM: ribosomal protein L15, bacterial/organelle); the protein is MALHNLKPAKGSTHSRKIVGRGQGSGMGKTATRGNKGQKSRSGYKVKRGFEGGQQPLARRLPKIGFKSRVIKPYAINVDKYTKVAELEEITVESIKSVYRIGKSVTAVKLIGASAKDLAGKIKDEKVTYTNKK
- a CDS encoding preprotein translocase, SecY subunit (PFAM: eubacterial secY protein~TIGRFAM: preprotein translocase, SecY subunit), with amino-acid sequence MNKTLVNKILITLGFLLLYRLLAYVPVPGVDIDVVKSFFDENSSNALGLFNMFSGNAVERLSIISLGIMPYITASIIMELLSATFPTLGQMKKERDGMTKYMQIIRYATVVITIVQAIGVSMGLQSLTGQGGKSAIMVDINTFILIASASMLTGTMLLMWIGERITQRGIGNGISLIIFAGIVSAIPSAIGETISLVNTGAMSFFTVLAIFSIIMATVGVIIYVELGERRVPVTYAKKVMMQNQNKRVMNYIPVKVNLSGVIPVIFASAILMFPLTLLQASTNPFIISIGDALSPDAYLYHFLTFIFVVFFAFFYASITFNSKDIADNLKRQGGFIPGIRPGDHTKNFLNEVASRLTVTGAIYLGLVATLPWLLVKGIGVPFFFGGTAVLIVVQVALDTMRKIEAQIYMSRYETISAVGL
- a CDS encoding ribosomal protein L5 (PFAM: ribosomal L5P family C-terminus; Ribosomal protein L5) → MASRLKERYVSEIKPALQKELEIANVMNIPAVEKIIISVGTGFAMKDKKLLDSVVETVSAIAGQKAVAVTAKKSVAGFKVREGMATGVKVTLRSENMYQFLDKLINVSLPRVKDFRGIPRNGFDGRGNYNFGLTEQLIFPEIKYDDIMQIHGMNITVVTTTDSDKEALALLEKIGLPFVKARNNG
- a CDS encoding ribosomal protein L14, bacterial/organelle (PFAM: Ribosomal protein L14p/L23e~TIGRFAM: ribosomal protein L14, bacterial/organelle) codes for the protein MVQAFTRLNVADNSGAKEIMCIKVLGGSKRRYASLGDVIVASVKKAIPNGKVKKGQVVKAVVVRTHKEVQRENGSLIRFDDNAGVILDGKGEPIGTRIFGPVGREVRYANFMKIVSLAPEVL
- a CDS encoding ribosomal protein L6, bacterial type (PFAM: Ribosomal protein L6~TIGRFAM: ribosomal protein L6, bacterial type), translated to MSRIGKKPVSVPADVKVEISGDEVLFSKGKVSQTLDTHGNVKVEFVDGNLVFSPLSEERQHRAYWGTYRALAENVVTGITKGYEKKLEINGVGYRAALKGKTLEMQLGHSHPILFPVPDGVQIVVEKNIISVKGANKQQVGQVSADIRSFRPPEPYKGKGVKYTDERIIRKAGKTAKK
- a CDS encoding ribosomal protein S5, bacterial/organelle type (PFAM: Ribosomal protein S5, N-terminal domain; Ribosomal protein S5, C-terminal domain~TIGRFAM: ribosomal protein S5, bacterial/organelle type), which encodes MEYKNINREDFEESIVNIGRVTKVVKGGRRFRFTALVVIGDKNGKVGFGFGKAKEVPEAIRKAVDNAFKNVVEVKIKGSTIAHDIEHKYNASRVLLKPASEGTGVISGGAMRPVLELAGVKDILTKSLGSNNPATVVRATIEALGRLKG
- a CDS encoding ribosomal protein S8 (PFAM: Ribosomal protein S8); its protein translation is MVNDVISDSLTRIRNAGMRRMETATLLFSKSVESIVKIFQEKGYVESYSVIEDGNKKAISVVIKYDDKGFTVINEIKRVSKPGRRVYKKSADIKRFKNGYGTIIVSTSRGVIDNEKAHELGVGGEVLCTIW